Part of the Paramisgurnus dabryanus chromosome 21, PD_genome_1.1, whole genome shotgun sequence genome, GGTGAAAATGATACCTCCAGGACTTCACTTCCTCCATTACTGCTCCACCAACAGCACTTGTGGAGAGATTGGCCCTAAAACTGGACTGTTCCTCTCATTGAAACCTCGTGAGGTAATCATAGCACACTGGAACAAAACAGATGATGATCTGGCGTTCTCTCATAATGCTGAGGAAGTTGAGCGTGCAAAGGTCAATCTACAAGAACTGGACCCATATCTGGGGCCATACCCATATGACACACTCCGGAAATGGGTTTCCTTGACTGACAGACTCAGTCAGGAGGTAGCCAGCACTTTGCAACCCCTAAGTGGTAGGGTGTGCGCCTTTAGTGATGTTGTTCCAGAACTGCAGCTGACACATACTGAAGACAGGGCAAAGGAGAATCTACCTCATAATGATACGGAATGTCAGAGTATGAAGGAGGGATTGGACCGACTGCCTAAGATGAAACAAAGAGAAGGCACAGAGTTACGCTTTTCCCACATTCCCAAGCAGGTTTACCCTCCTGGGGCCACACCTGCTCAGATTACCAAATATAGTATGGATCTAAGCTACGCTCTCAACTGTGTCCTTGACAGTCATTATAGAGAACAACCACTGGATATACTAGGTGAGTTTAAATCCTCTCACAACACTGCATAGCAATATGCTAATTACTAGTGATAGCAGTCTCCCATGGCATGCTAGTAAGCACATAGCAATGGATTAAAACCACCCAACACAAAACAGACTGCATAGCACCCTGagttttgtaattatttaaTCACAACGTTCTATTGTGAGGAAATAAATTTTCTTTTGTGTGTAGGAGAGCTGCAGTTTGCGTTTGTTTGCTTTCTCATTGGAAATGTATATGAGGcctttgagcactggaaaatACTGTTATCTATGCTCTGTCGCTCTGAAGAGGCCATGAAAGAAAAAAAGGATTTGTATCTGGGCCTCATCGCTGTGCTTTACCACCAGCTGGGAGAAATTCCTCCAGACTTCTTTGTGGATATTGTATCCCAGAGCAACTTTCTTACATCCACACTTCAGGTAAGAGTGAAATTGAAAAACTAAAAGACAGTGGAAAATAATAAGTgtcagtaatttttttaatcatcaTTCACGAGTTCACATTAACATATAATCGAAAGGGAATGAGAGAAAGCATATTTGGAATGCTGTCCGAGGGGAGAGCTCCAAGTTTGGAATTTTAACCCGAACCAAGAGTACTCCCCTCTCTTTAACAGGGATCGATAAAACTAGCTCAGAGGAAagtgatggggtggaggagggatgcagtaaacgtttttgtttttatacctAGATGGTTTCAGTGTTATGTGAGCAGTTCACATTAATTTTTATAGCTTTtaaacaaactttaaaggagtagtccactttatagatggggcccattgacttaccatagtatttttttcctactataaaaagtcaatggaccccatctttaaagtggactactcctttaaagaGAGCAGACCCTTTTAAAAGTGAAGTATTTTAAATTTTGCAAGCATTTGAAAGctttatttcatcaattgctctgaaatatcaGAAAAACCTCTTGCATATAAATTTACAAAACTCTTGTGCAGCATGTTAACTAAAAACACAAGCAGAAGACACAAGAATGGcgtaaagaataaataaagaagATGTTTGCATCATTTTAAACCCATAATTTGTCCTGCTCGTGGTTAAACAACAGCAAAGTGACTCGCTCACAGACCACTTCCTCAGAAATAAAGGACAGAAGCGTTCAAAGGAGACAAAAGAGATGGTTTAAAATACCAGGTATAAACgtgaatgtgtctctcttgtgatccgattgaccaaaacgcatcttaataccaggtataaacagCCCCTAGGACCATCTCTGTAGTGCCAGCACCAGTGCAAATATCAGTGTTGGGCAAGCTACTTGGAAAATGTAGTGAGCTAAGCTACCAGttacttcacattaaatgaaGCTTCACTACACTGAAGCTACCCCCCTGGGAAATGTAGCAAGCTAAGCTACATCAATAGTAGCTTGCTACATTCaagctacttttttatttttaaccagctttattatgtaattatttattcagtttcaatttagcattttggtaattatagacaattcaattcagttttatttatatagcgcttttcacaattgttaatagATGTAggggagaacacagaaaatcaataaatagtataagaagtagaatattgcggctaaggataaaccgtacaagtgagcgtagtaataatgtaacgtatacagtaaagtgctaagttaagcaaaagttggctgactctccctgggacgaaaaaacccctaggagaaaacctgGTGGGAAAAattcctagaaggacaaaaacccttgggagaaattaaagtgcccatattatgacagcttttccacaagttaaataggtgtatgagttccataaagcatgtttcaaaagttgtttgctcgaaatagcttgtaggaaaagattgttacccatctctagtagcctctgtttcagggcagttcagattgtgctgttttgagctagtcattacatatttatgagctgatGCTtatttgatcacgccccactactaatgTCATGTGCGCGTGCATAGTgatatcgtgagcagtacagaccatactgtgttattattttatatattattattattaacggtttat contains:
- the aar2 gene encoding protein AAR2 homolog, which codes for MDPEVARGLFEEGATIILLGVPEGTELGLDYKTWTLGPRFRGVKMIPPGLHFLHYCSTNSTCGEIGPKTGLFLSLKPREVIIAHWNKTDDDLAFSHNAEEVERAKVNLQELDPYLGPYPYDTLRKWVSLTDRLSQEVASTLQPLSGRVCAFSDVVPELQLTHTEDRAKENLPHNDTECQSMKEGLDRLPKMKQREGTELRFSHIPKQVYPPGATPAQITKYSMDLSYALNCVLDSHYREQPLDILGELQFAFVCFLIGNVYEAFEHWKILLSMLCRSEEAMKEKKDLYLGLIAVLYHQLGEIPPDFFVDIVSQSNFLTSTLQDFFQFAISPGVDCTLRKRAEKFKVYLTKKFCWDFDADLDECAPVVVDLPEGVTVD